The genome window TCCGTACGCCTCTGTGTCTCTGTGTGAAGCTATGGATGCATGGGCCCGGCGCGGAAGCCAGTCACCTCGATCTGGACGTCGTGCGCGGCGCGGAGGCCGGCGCGGCCGCGCAGGGCCAGCTCGGCGGCGGGAACGCGCGCGACTTCCTTGCCGTTCACGAGGAAGACGGCCTCTTCGGCGCCCACCTGCACCGCGAGCTGGTTGGGGCGCCCACCGCCCTCGGCGTCGCGGCGGATGGCGGGGTGGCGCGTCCAGTCGCGCACGATGGGCGTCTGTGCGCCCTGGCGGCGCTTCACCAGGAAGCTGCCGTCGCCGCGGGTGAGGAAGTAGGTGTAGACCTGCCCCGCCTCTGGCCCGTCGAGGCCCGTGCCGCCCAGCACGAGCCCCGTGCCTTCGTGCAGGCGCCCGCTCCGCTTGCGGATGGTGGCGCGCACTTCGTACGGCGGCTCCAGCTCGGGCGCGTCCTCCTCCCACATCACCGCGTGCGCGGCCGTTTCCACCACCAGCGTGTCGCCCGCGCGCGCGATGCGGGCGGACGACGGGTTGGCGCGCCAGGCGTGTGCGGCCGGCGCCTCCGGCGGGAGGGCGGCGGTGCGGGCGGGCTCGGGGCGGGGCTCGGCCCCGCAGCCGGCGAGGGCCAGGAGCGCGGCGAGGGCGAGGGGGCGGTTCATGGCTCCAGCGACTTGCGAAGCTCGTCCAGCGGCAGGTCGCGGACGCGGATCTCCAGCGGGATCACGTACTCCGTCTGCGTCTGCGTGCGCACGCGAAAGGTGTCGCGCAGCCGCACGGGCATGTCCGTCCGGATCGGGATGCGGGTGTTGATCGGAAGGCGGACCATGTAGGTGCCCAGCGGGCCCCGCAGCGGCACGTTCACGGTGGTGTTGATGGGAAAGGTGGTGTTCAGCTTGATGTTGTACGTCTGGTCGAACGGTACGTCGAAGTGGAGCGGCGTTCCCGACGGCACACGGACCTGGTACTTGATGCTCGCCTCCGACTTTCCGAGCCGTTCCACCATCCTCCCCACCGCGGGCGCCGCGAGCCGCTCCGGATGCCGCAGCCGCGACAGGAGCACCGCGTTCATAAGCAGCGACAGCACCGCCACCGCCAGTGCCACCGGCGCGATCCATGTGTTGCGGGCAGGACGCGGATCGTTCAAGCGCGCTCCATGATGGAGGATCGGGTACGGGCCTACGGGGGATGATAACGCGGGGGCGTGGCGCGGCGCGAGGGTGGGGGCGGTGACGGTTTGACGTTGCAAGGAACGCCGGCACCCGAACACCGGGGGATGAATCCCCCGGCTGGAACCACGGGAAGGCGGCTGAAGCCGGCTCGAGAACGCCGGGTACGGTGCAGGCCCGTGACACGGGCGCGATGAATCGCGCCCCTACAGGGATCGGCGCAGAGACAGAGGCCCGGAGAGGATATATCCTCTCCGGGCCTCGGGGTCCACGATGCGGCTTGAAGATCTCAGCCGACGACCTTGCGGACCTCTTCGGCGAGGCGGGGGATGATCTGGTTGAGGTCGCCCACGATGCCGTAGTCGGCCACCTTGAAGATGGGGGCCTCGGGGTCCTTGTTGATCGCCACGATGTAACGCGACGAGCGCATGCCGGCCAGGTGCTGGATGGCGCCCGAGATGCCGACGGCGAAGTACAGCGTCGGCGACACGGTCTTCCCGGTCTGCCCCACCTGCTCGGCGTGGGGGCGCCACCCGGCGTCCACCACGGCGCGCGACGCGCCGACGGTGGCACGGCCGTGGAAGGCGTCGGCGAGATCTTCGAGGATCTTGAAGTTCTCGGCGCTTCCCAGCCCGCGCCCGCCGGCCACGATCACCGGCGCCTCGGCCACGTCCATCTTCTCCCCCGCCGCCGCGCGGATCTCGCGGACGATGACGCCGAAGTCCGCGCCCTCCAGCGAGACGGCGAGCGGCTCCACCGTGCCGGCCTTCGCGTTCTCGGCCGGGTTGAAGGAGTTGGGGCGCAGCGCCAGCACCGCGGGCTTGCCCGTGACGGTGACGCGGGCGTTCAGCTTGCCCGCGTACTTGGGCCGCGTGGCGACCACCTGCCCGCCCTCCACTTCGAGCGAGGTGACCTCGCTGAGGTACTCGACGCCCATGCGCGCGGCGACGCGCGGGGCCAGGTCACGGCCCAGCGAGGTGGCCGGGAAGAGGGCGGCCTCGCACCCGTTCTCCTTGAGGTAGCTCGCGATCACCGTGGTGAACGCCTCGGGGTGGTACTTGTCGAACGACTCGCTCTCGCCGGCCAGCACGCGGTCCGCGCCGTAGCGGCCCAGATCGGCGGCCACGCCGGAGGTGCCGGGCTTCCCCAGCACGGCGGCGACCACCTCGGTGCCCAGCCCGTCCGCGAGGGTGCGGGCGGCGGTCACCACCTCCTGCGCCACCTTGCGCAGCTCCCCCTCGCGCGTCTCCGCGAACGCGAATATTGCCATGGATCGTCAGTTCCGTTGCAGGTGATGGGGAATGGGGATTGGGGACTGGGGAATGGTAAAAACCAGGCAGCTACCATTCCCCATTCCCCACTTCCCCATTCCCCTTACAGTACCTTGGCCTCTTCGCGAAGCAGCCGCATCAGCTCGGGCACGGCGTCGGCGCCCTGGCCCACGATGCGGCCGGCCTTGCGCTCAGCCGGATAGGAGAGCTGCTGCGCGGCGACGGCGGTGTCGCCGGTGGCGGCGGGCTTCTCCTCGAGCGGCTTCTTCTTGGCCGCCATGATTCCCTTGAGCGACGCATACCGCGGCTCGTAGGCGCCCTTGGTGAGGGTGAGCGCGCACGGCATGCGCAGCTCCACCACCTCCGTGCCGCCCTCGATCTCGCGCTGCGCCACCACCTTGCCGTCCTGCACCTCGAACTGCGTGACGGCGCTCGTCACGGGGATGCCCAGCAGCTCGGCGGTCATGGGCCCGACGGCCTGGAGGTCGTCGTCCACGGCGCGCAGGCCGAAGAGGAGGAGGTCGTACTCGCGCCCCTTCACCTCGTCGGCCAGAGCGCGGGCCACGGCGAGCCCTTCGAGGCCGCCGGCGGCCTTGAGGAGGACGGCGTTGTCGGCGCCCATCGCCAGCGCGGTGCGCAGCGTCTCGGCCGATTCGGCGCCGCCCACCGTCATTACCGTCACTTCGCCGGAGCCCGCTCCCTCCTTGTGCTTCAGGGCGGCTTCGACGGCGAACTCGTCGTACGGATTCAGCACGAACTTCATTCCCGCAGGGTCGACGGTCCCCCCGTCGCCCGCAATGCGAAGGCGCGCCTCGGTGTCCGGGACGCGCTTCACGCACACGATGCTCTTCACGCGCGCATCTCCTCAAGCGTCTGGTGATCGTTTCGGATGCCGCCCGGCGGCTCCGAAGCCGGGCAGAATAGCCGGACCAGGCCGGACCGGCAAGCCTTCATGGGAACAGGGGGGTCCGGGCGAGTGAACTCGCTGCAACAACAGCACAAAGTCCGCCTCCGCGGACTCCGGGTCCAATGCCGGCGTGCACGAGCCGGCTTCAGCCGCCTTCCCGCCGTTCCAGCCGGGGGCTTTAGCCCCCGGTGGGTTTCCCCCGGCGCCCCCAGCCCCAAACCAATAGGCGCGGACAACCCTCATCCGCGCCTCTCTCCGCGTCTCCGCGCCTCCGCGTGAGCCCGTCGTTTACGGCCGCGCCGGTGGCCGCGCGTTCGGGTTGGTCTCCGGGAGCGGTGCGGCGGTGTCGCCGCGCGCGGCCGCGGGGGCGCCGGGGTTGGGCGCGCCGGGGAGCGTGGCGCCGGGGGGAGTGGTGTCCGAGCTGGACAGGTTCTCCAGGTGGATCGTGGTGTCCACCAGGCCCGCCCGCGCCGCCTCCTCCGGCGACATGGCCTTCGCGGCCGCCTGCACCTGCTGCGTGGACGTGCCGTCCATCAGGTCTTCGTTGGTGGTGTCGATCGCGGCGGCGGGCGCGTTCGCCTCGTCGTCCTCACCGCTCCCTCCGCAGGCGGCGGAGAGCAGCAGGGCGCCCACGAGGGCGGCACGGAAAAGCATCATCACGAGCT of Longimicrobium sp. contains these proteins:
- a CDS encoding electron transfer flavoprotein subunit alpha/FixB family protein — encoded protein: MAIFAFAETREGELRKVAQEVVTAARTLADGLGTEVVAAVLGKPGTSGVAADLGRYGADRVLAGESESFDKYHPEAFTTVIASYLKENGCEAALFPATSLGRDLAPRVAARMGVEYLSEVTSLEVEGGQVVATRPKYAGKLNARVTVTGKPAVLALRPNSFNPAENAKAGTVEPLAVSLEGADFGVIVREIRAAAGEKMDVAEAPVIVAGGRGLGSAENFKILEDLADAFHGRATVGASRAVVDAGWRPHAEQVGQTGKTVSPTLYFAVGISGAIQHLAGMRSSRYIVAINKDPEAPIFKVADYGIVGDLNQIIPRLAEEVRKVVG
- a CDS encoding electron transfer flavoprotein subunit beta/FixA family protein; protein product: MKSIVCVKRVPDTEARLRIAGDGGTVDPAGMKFVLNPYDEFAVEAALKHKEGAGSGEVTVMTVGGAESAETLRTALAMGADNAVLLKAAGGLEGLAVARALADEVKGREYDLLLFGLRAVDDDLQAVGPMTAELLGIPVTSAVTQFEVQDGKVVAQREIEGGTEVVELRMPCALTLTKGAYEPRYASLKGIMAAKKKPLEEKPAATGDTAVAAQQLSYPAERKAGRIVGQGADAVPELMRLLREEAKVL